The genomic stretch TATCCGGTAACAGGGTATGTTTTTAAATCTTCTCTTTTCTTAAATTCCACCGGAACTCCCAAAGCATCGCCAATACAAACCCCGAAAATTCCGGCTTTTACAACATTTTTCATTCCGCTAGATTTACCAATTTATCAAACAATAATTTCATTCCTTTTGTTGCGGTTTCTTTCATTACAACGGCTCTTTGCCCGTATCCGAAGCCTGTTTCGTTAGGATTGATGACAATTAACAAACAATCATCTTTGATGTCATGAAGCAATCCTGCAGCCGGATAGACCTGCAAAGAAGTTCCGATTACTAAGAAAATATCGGCTTCTTTTGCTTTTTCCGTGGCTTCTTTCATCAACGGAACTTCTTCCCCGAACCAAACAATTAAAGGTCGTAATTGTGCTCCGTCTTCTGCTTTGTCTCCAATATTGATATCTTCTTTTTGATCGTAAATCAAACTTTTATTATTGCATGAGCAAGATTTCAACAACTCTCCGTGAAGATGAATGATATTTTTTGAACCCGCTCTTTCGTGAAGATCGTCGATATTTTGAGTGATAATTTGAACATCAAAATATTTTTCCAAATCTGCAATTAATTTGTGCGCATTATTCGGTTCAACTTCATGGATTTGACGACGCCTTTGGTTGTAAAATTCAAGAACTAATTCTCTGTCTTTTCTCCAACCTTCCGGACTTGCCACATCTGGTATGCTATGATTTTCCCAAAGACCATCTCCGTCTCTGAATGTTTTTATTCCGCTTTCGGCGCTGATTCCTGCGCCGGTTAATATGGTTAGTTTTTTCATTTGTTTATTTTTTTAATCTCCCGCAGATTTAGCAAATTATGCAGATTTTTCAATCGAATTAACCTGCTAGATTATTTAGAATCGGAATATTTAAATTCATTCCAATAATTTCTTGTAAATCTCTTCATTTTCATCATCAAAACAGACGAAAATAACTTTCTCGATAACATCAGATTCGAAACTTTTCACTTCCTGAATCGCAATTTTTGCAGCTAATTCTTTCGGAAATCTATAAACTCCCGTGCTGATATTCGGAAAAGAAATTGTTTTTACATTTAAGCTTTCAGCTAATTTTAATGAGTTTTTATAGCAATTCGCTAACTGTGGTGAACATTTTTCTTCATCGTTATTCCAAATAGGACCGACCGTATGAATAACATATTTTGCAGGAAGATTTCCGGCTGTGGTTACCACAGCTTCTCCGGTTTTACATTTTCTTTGTCTATTTCTGATCTGTTTACATTCATCTAAAATTTCCGGTCCTCCTGCACGATGAATTGCTCCATCAACTCCGCCACCGCCAAGTAATGAAGAATTGGCAGCATTGACGATGGCGTCTGTTTTTATTTTGGTGATGTCACCTTTTATTAATTCAATTTTCATCGTTTTTAGTTTTATTTAAATGGTTGTCTTGAAATATGAATTTCTGCTTCAATTTCTTTATTTTTCAACTCATAATGAAATGCCGATGCCCATTCATCTGCTCTTTCTACTTTTGGCCCCAATGTAATTTTCTTTATACTTTCTGAAACTTCTGTCAACTCAATATAAACACGTGGTATTATAAAATTTTTATCTACAATTTTATCGAATCCCATTCCTTTTTGTACTAATCTAATTTCGTGTTCATATTGATATTCTATTCCTTTAAAAAGAAAAGCAATTTCAAATAATAGCTCTTCAATATCAATTTGAATCTTTATCTCTTCATCTTTTTTACTAAATTCTTCAATAGCATTTTTAAGTTCTAAACAATATTTATTTAAATTTTTAATTTTTGTTCCTAATATTTTTTCATCTGGAATAATAAATTTATTATCTTTCCAATAAGCAACTTTATAGAATTTAATTTCTGGTTCATTTTCCTCTAAATTTGTTGTGCCAAGTTCTTTTTGAATTTTTTCTCGTAATTTATCTACTTTCATTGTTAACGCACAACCTCTAGCCTCATCCTTTCCTTCTTTTCCATACATCCTCCACATTGTTAAATCATTATGTTTATTTTCTGAAACAAAACTTCCAATAAAAGGTTTTTGGACAAAAATTTCATCAACTGGATTTTCCTTTCTACCAAAAGGTGATTGATAATTTAAAAAAGAAAAAAGCTCTATCCCTTCTGATGTATCATTAAGATATGCACCTTCTGATAACCTAAATCTGCTATCTTCAAAAATTAATAATTTTGTTACAGAAATACTTGTAAAATGTGTAACACATTCATCTGTATACTCTAATGTTTTTTTTATTTTAGCAACAATCTCTTTTATAATTTTATAATCTTCACTTGCTAAAATTTTATTTAATTCTTCAAGCTTTTCGATTGCAATATTATAATATCTATCCTTTCTTTTATCACTTTCTAACTCAATAAATCTTTGATAGTTTCTCTTAGAGTGTTTATATTTTTTTTGCTGAAAATTTAAATAAGCTAGGTTAAAATAATTTGCAGACGACTTTGAGTTTATTTTTAGCGCTTTTAGATACAATTCTTCTGACTTTTGAAAATCGTTATCAAGTTGATAAACAACTGCTAAACCAATATATGAATTTGAAAAATTAGGATCTAAGTTCAATGCTTTTTTATAGCAATCTTTCGCACTTTCTAAATCAATCTTTCTTACAAAATAGTTTCCTAATCCGTGATATGAAAGAGGGTTTTTGGGATCTATCTCAAGCCCTTCTTCAAAAGTTTTTTTTGCTTTTTCAAAATTTTCTTTTTCAATAAAATAACATCCTAAATGAAAATTTGCTTTTACATTCTTTGAAATTTCTAAGCTCTTTATAGCATAAATTTGATAATTTTTTTTATTGCTTTTACTCATTGATTCTGTTACTTCAGCATACAGCTCATAACTGCTAAATGCTTCTAAAACTGAATCAGTGAGAATATTTATAACTTCATTATAATTTCCTTCTAGATTAAGTATTTTTACTTTTTCAAGTAACTCCTGTTTATTCTCTGTAATCATGATTTAATTTTTTTGATTATTACCTATACCGCTTTCTCTTAAAAGCCTTATTTCCGCTATTAAACTGCAGAAAAAGCTAATAAATTCCGTCATTAAATATAAAACCAATATTTCCAAATAAATATTTTTTTAAAATCATCAATTAATTCTTTTAAAATCCTTTGAATACGGAGAATAAAATCCATAAACAATATCAAATTTTACATCAAGATTTTCTATTTTAAACTCCTCATCCAATTGATCTAAACAAGTCACAACCAGATTTTTCTTATTGGCAAAAACATAAGCTTCATCCAATTTCAGAGCATAATTTAATAAGTCATAATCTAAATTACCAAAGCGGAGATCCTTTTGATATTCATTAAAAATACAGGTTTCCTCTTCATTATTTTTTAATGTCAAATTATTTTCATTGCTCATCCAACCGCTTCCGTGACGTGTTGAATAAGATCTTGTGACGTAAAACATTTCTATATTTTCAATCTTTAACAATTTACAAACTTCATACGCATTTTTTGAGGTGGTATTGGCAAATGTTACGTTCGGGAAAACGCCATGATCCATATCCAACAAAATCCCCTGACTTCCTTCAAAAATAAGATTGTTAAACGAATTCAGATAATTGTAACCTTCAATTTTCCAATCAATTTTATCAACGGCATTTAAAAAATCCTGTAAAGCATTTTGAATTTCCTCTCCTTCTTCAAAACCGTAATAATTGGCAATTCCTTTTAATTTTTCAATTAACATTGATTTTGGAGCGATTAAATCAATCGCAAATAACTTAAACGGGCTTTCATTTCTTTTCATCGTTGCTCCAACGCCTTTTCCGCACGTTCCATGTTCTAAGTTTTTGACATTTTTTCTATTGCTTAAAACATCAAAAGGCGTGGTTACTTTTGCTAAAGGATGAATATGCAGTTCAATATTTCCGTTTTTCTTGATCAATTCTTTTCTTTCATTGAATAAAAAAGTCGGATGAATCGTACAGTGCTCGGTAAAATAAGAAGGCAAACCCCGCAACGCTCCACTTGCAAAACTGGAATGAATGTGCTTTTTATTATCAATCATCACCGTATGCGCCGCCTGTTGACCGCCAGAAAACCTAATAACTACTGACTCAGGATTTTGCTGAGCCAGAAAATCGGTGGTGATTCCTTTTCCTTCATCACCAAAACCTAAGCCTATAATTATTTGTGCTGTTTTCATTTTTTAATACATTTGAATATTATTAAAACCACCTAAATCTTTAGTTTTACTAAAGCCTTCTTTAAATTTACTGCAAACTACATCTTTAATTACCTTCGGAACATCTCTGTAATCTTCAATAGACAAACAGTTTTGCCCCAACAGATCTTTCCATCCTTTATTTGCATATTCTGCCTGCCCGGAATGTAAAACGCTAATGTGAAAAACTTCATATCTTTTTTGAGCTTCCGCCAATAATTCTGTGTGTCTGAAAGTCTGTTGACCCGTTCCCATCAACTCTCTAATCGCAGAAGCCGGAAGTGTTTTCAAGCAAGGTTCATCACCCACCGTAAATAACAAGCCTTTTTGATTTCTTTTTTCAAAAGCATCGGTTCTGGTGTGAAAAGCCGCAAAATACCAAGCCAATAAATAACTTTCTCCAGCATTTCCTCCACCGCCTGATTCAATATAGGTTCTTGTCAACCACATATCCAATTCTTCATCTCCTGATTCAAACTGACCAACTTGTAAAGGATAACCGTCACATTCATGGTCTCCGATTCCTAAAAATAAAAGTGCGGGATCGGGAACTCCGCCTTGGATGATTCCACCCATTAATTTTGGGAGACCTTCTTTAATTAATTCATGAGGAATATGTCCCATACTTCCCGTTACATCAAGCCCTAAAATAATAGGAACAGAATTCGGATGAACCGCAGAATCTCTTGATTCTCTGAAAGAAATATTTTTAGGATTCATTGATTCGTGTGCCATTCTTTTTGCATTCTGAGTGAAAATTTCACTGGCAGATTTTGATGCATAACCTTCTCTTCTTGCTCTGTCATAACGAGCGTCCATGTCGTATCTTGTACTTCCCATAACTAAAATTTTTTACCAAATAAATATTCAAATCTTTTTGTAGAAACTTCCAGTTGAATATTTAGATTTCTGATTAATAATGATAATTCTATGTCTTTCTGAACGAATGCTTCCGGCTGAAAATCGGCAAATGTCAAACTGTTTTTGTCTAACGGACTGATGTCGATAAGACCTTCCTGTTCGCGTTCCAGTCTTTTTATTTTCAGTTCAATGTCTTCAACTCGGCGTCTGTATATCAACTCTGAATCTTCACCGATTGTTCGGGCTCGATCTTCTCTTATCTGATCATTATTTCTTTGTAATGATTCGATAAATCTGGGTTTTAAGTCTTCTTCCATGTTTTTATATTTTATTTGTGTTTATTTTACACTAATTTGAAACTGTATAGCTTTGCCTTAATTCTTTGCGAAATATTTCTATTCTTTTAATAAATCTCTAACTTCCATTAAAGCAAATCCCAACAAATTTTCTCCATTCCAGAATGAAGGATTTTGTGCTTTTGAATCTGTTTCCAGCATTCCGATTCCCCAGACTGTGTCGTATGGACTTGCTTCTACTAAAATTTTATTATTTGTCGATAATAGAAAATCTTTAAACTTCTGATTTTGCGAAAACTTTAAAAAATTTGCTCTTTTTACGATTTCATATTTTTGCTCGTCCCAAATTTTTGAATCAAAGTTTTTTACTTTTCTACCTAAACTATTAGCTTGATTTGGAGTTTCAGATTTTAAAATCTCTTCTAAAATTTTATCGTCATTAAATAATTTAGCTTTTCCAGCCATCATATAATGTTCTGCAGTTTTATATTCAATTCCTTCTTCTTCAAATTTAAAAGGAAACCATTGACTGAAACAAGCTTTTGTAATTCCTCTTTTACTGTATGTCCCCAGAAAAATAAGAATTCTATGTTTTCTTTTTTCTGAAATTTTTCTATTGTATTTTGTAATGTGTATTTCATGATTGCGTTATTATTACACAAATATAAAACAATCTGATTTTATTAGCCAAATTAATTTGTGTTTATTTTACGCTAAATAATTTAATTATCTGATTTTCAGTATTAAAAACTTATTTCATTTAAATATTAAATGCATAAATATTTTTCACAAATGGTTCAGATTTGAATATTGATTGATGAATTTCGATTGGAAAAAGAATTAAAGAAAGTGGTTTATTTGCTCATTTTGTCATTCTGACGCAGGAAGAATCTCAACACTAATTTATAGATTCTTCATTCGGCTTCGCTTCATTCTGAATGACATTGGAGAAGTAATATATTGTTAGAAATTCATGCAAAAAGATTAGTGAAATTTGTATTAATAAAACTATTTAATTTCAAAATAAAAACCCTGTTCTTCAAGCTCTTTATACTTTTCCTGATTGAAAGTGAATAATTTCCCGGGTCTGCCGCTGCCTTCTTTTTTAAATTGGGAGGTTTCATTGAGAAGTCCGTAGCTCATGATTTTTTTTCTGAAATTTCGGCGGTCAATTTCTTGTCCTATAATAGTTTTGTAAAGATTTTCGAGTTCAGAAAACACAAATTCTTCATTTAAAAGATTAAAACCAATCGGCTGATATTGAATTTTCGTACGAAGTCTTTTTAACGCAATATCAATAATAGTTTGATGATCAAAAGCCAATTTAGGAAGTTGATTCACACTGAACCATTGCGCGTCTTCCGCATCAGAATCTGCAAACAATTCGTGATAAGAAGGATTGACCAAACCCAAATAAGCTACCGAAACTACTCTATTTCTAGGATCACGACCTACATTCCCGAATGTATAGAGTTGTTCCAAAAAATCAGGTTTTATGCCAGCTTCTTCCTGCAATTCTCTTTTTACAGCATCATCCAGATTTTCATCATCTAAAACTAAACCTCCAGGTAAAGCCCAACCGCCTTTGAATGGTTCAATATTTCTTTTAATTAAAAGAATTTGAAGATCTTTTTTATCAAAATATCCGAAAATAACGGCATCGACAGCGACTTTGATATCCTGTAATTTTTTTTGAGAATCCATAAATTAATTTGCGTTACGAGTACACAAAAATAGTAATTAGAAATTTGAATGTCAAGATTAAAATAATTTATTTTTGGATTCTATTTTTCATTAAATTTATAAACAACTAAAAACTAAATAATTATGAAAAATTTATTCTTTACAGCCTGCGCTGCACTTCTGTTTATCGCTTGTGATAAAGCAAAAATTGATGTAAAAACCTCTGACGGAAAAGATTCTATCGCCAATGAAGAATGGAAACCGGTAGATTCTGCAACCGCAAACAAAGCATGGATGGAATTTGCCACACCCGGAGATATGCAGAAAATGTTGGCAAAATCTGACGGAGTCTGGCTTGGAGAAAATACAATGTGGATGGAAGACGGCGGAAAACCTATGACAAGCACCTCGACAACGACCAATAAAATGATTTTTGACGGGCGCTATCAAAGTAGTGAACACAAAGGAAACTTTATGGGAATGCCTTTTGAAGGAATGAGCATTACGGGGTATGACAATGCTAAAAAGAAATTTGTAAGCACTTGGATTGACAATATGGGAACCGGATTGATGAATATGGAAGGCGATTGGGATGCATCCAAAAAATCTATTGAATTTAAGGGAAAAATGACAGACCCTACCAGACCCGGAAAAGACTGCAATATGAGAGAAGTCTATACTTTTGTAGACGACACTCATCAAACTTTAGAAATGTATGGTCCTGATTCTAAAACAGGCAAAGAGTATAAAACAATGGAAATAAAATATACGAAAAAATAAAATTTAACCCGTTTTTGGTTAACCATCATGAATAAAAAAAACCGCAGAAATTTTCTGCGGATTTTTTTATATTTTTTAGCTTGGTTAGTAGTTAAGTTTTAATAGTTTCATGAATACTTTTGTAGCATCTCAACTACTTTTCCATTTGCGTAATTTTAAATATTCATCCCTATTAATTTTTCCAAATCCTCATCTTCATTAGCTTTGGAAGAAACTGGTCTAACTTGACATGCATATTTTCGTTCAGAGCTGAAGTATTCTGTATTCTCAGAGATTTTAAAAAATCTTGCTTGTAAAAACCTAGTTCCTGTTAAAATATTGAGACTTGTATTACCAGAATTAACAATTTCAACTGATAAACATCCACAATATCCTGGCTGAACTATCGTAGATATTGATAGTCCTAATCTACTATAAGAACTTCTTAGGTTTAGGACAGCATAAATATTTTTGGGTAGTTTAACATATTCAAGAGTTGAAAACAATGTTGGCTGTGATGGGTGAATCAAAAATTCTTCTCCTAATTTTCTTCTAGTTTCAGTGTAACTGCTTTTAATTGATCTAGTTATATTATTATTTTTTGTTGTATCAATAAAAGCATTTCTTCCTTGATGTTGTGTTAAAAAATCAGTTCCAATTCTAAAATCAAAACTAATTTCTCCAAATTGCTTTTCGTCTAAAATTGGAGTAATAATTAATTCTCTATTTTCTAAAAGCTTTTTCAATTCTTCTTTAACAATAAGACTCATAAATTAAAGATTTTGCCATTTAGATACTACTATATAATTAGAAATAGACTTTTCAACTAAGTTATTTATTATGTTATATCTTTGTTTTTTTGGAACTTTATTAAGTGTGTTTGTTTCTGAATTATTCCAAAAATCCCAGCCAAGCTTAAAAACTGAATGTAATTCATTTTCAGAATTAATTTGCTGCGGTATAAATTCATTAAAATCAGAACTATCTGCATCAAAAACGGTATGTCTAATTTCAATTTGTTGCTTTGACTGAGCAGCCAAAACTAAATTAAACTCATCAATTAAACCTATTTTTTCTCCGTTCAAAAATTTATCAACAAATTCCACTCTTTTTTTAGTAGCAGGATGTGTTGTAGAATCAAGTGTACCAGCCGAAATGTAATTTAAAAATAAATTAGAAGCATCATTTATATATTGCGAAGCAAAAACATCTGCAAAATATTCCATAGTATGATGATGCTCTTGTATTTCAGTATTGCTATAAATAGACTTGAAACCAAATTTTTTGAAAAATATATTTTGACTAATATTTAATTCAATGTCGATAAAATGCCCTAGTTCGTGATAAAGAACCACTATTGATAGATAATCCCTAGAAAGAACACGAGGTAAAACAATTTTTATTAGTCTTTTTGAAATTTTTAGACCATATAATTTTTCAATTGTATCATTCATTAACTTGAAAAATTCAACATTTTCACCCATGAAGTAAAAATCTAAATTTCTATTCGACAATGATGTTGCAATAATAAAATTATCATCGGAAATCCATTCACCTAAAACTTTTTCTAAACAAAATACAGTTTCAAAAGGAATAAGATTTAAAGTACTATTATCTAAAAATTCTAACGCACCGAAAATATAGTTTAAAATTTGGTAATGAATTCCTTGCAAATTATCATCGTATTTTTCTATATCAGCTTTTTTAATTGCATCAAATAGTAAATACAAATCTTCAAAATATTTTTCTTTCTTTTTATCTGAGTAAATATTTCCTTTACTTTTTGAAAAAACACCTTCCAGTTGCAACAATTGTAGCTCAATTGCTTTAACAGTCATAACAGTAATTTTTATTTAGTAATTCTATTATCTCTTTATAAACAGAATTATTA from Chryseobacterium indoltheticum encodes the following:
- a CDS encoding SIR2 family NAD-dependent protein deacylase, whose translation is MKKLTILTGAGISAESGIKTFRDGDGLWENHSIPDVASPEGWRKDRELVLEFYNQRRRQIHEVEPNNAHKLIADLEKYFDVQIITQNIDDLHERAGSKNIIHLHGELLKSCSCNNKSLIYDQKEDINIGDKAEDGAQLRPLIVWFGEEVPLMKEATEKAKEADIFLVIGTSLQVYPAAGLLHDIKDDCLLIVINPNETGFGYGQRAVVMKETATKGMKLLFDKLVNLAE
- a CDS encoding O-acetyl-ADP-ribose deacetylase, producing MKIELIKGDITKIKTDAIVNAANSSLLGGGGVDGAIHRAGGPEILDECKQIRNRQRKCKTGEAVVTTAGNLPAKYVIHTVGPIWNNDEEKCSPQLANCYKNSLKLAESLNVKTISFPNISTGVYRFPKELAAKIAIQEVKSFESDVIEKVIFVCFDDENEEIYKKLLE
- a CDS encoding tetratricopeptide repeat protein; this encodes MITENKQELLEKVKILNLEGNYNEVINILTDSVLEAFSSYELYAEVTESMSKSNKKNYQIYAIKSLEISKNVKANFHLGCYFIEKENFEKAKKTFEEGLEIDPKNPLSYHGLGNYFVRKIDLESAKDCYKKALNLDPNFSNSYIGLAVVYQLDNDFQKSEELYLKALKINSKSSANYFNLAYLNFQQKKYKHSKRNYQRFIELESDKRKDRYYNIAIEKLEELNKILASEDYKIIKEIVAKIKKTLEYTDECVTHFTSISVTKLLIFEDSRFRLSEGAYLNDTSEGIELFSFLNYQSPFGRKENPVDEIFVQKPFIGSFVSENKHNDLTMWRMYGKEGKDEARGCALTMKVDKLREKIQKELGTTNLEENEPEIKFYKVAYWKDNKFIIPDEKILGTKIKNLNKYCLELKNAIEEFSKKDEEIKIQIDIEELLFEIAFLFKGIEYQYEHEIRLVQKGMGFDKIVDKNFIIPRVYIELTEVSESIKKITLGPKVERADEWASAFHYELKNKEIEAEIHISRQPFK
- a CDS encoding adenylosuccinate synthetase, with translation MKTAQIIIGLGFGDEGKGITTDFLAQQNPESVVIRFSGGQQAAHTVMIDNKKHIHSSFASGALRGLPSYFTEHCTIHPTFLFNERKELIKKNGNIELHIHPLAKVTTPFDVLSNRKNVKNLEHGTCGKGVGATMKRNESPFKLFAIDLIAPKSMLIEKLKGIANYYGFEEGEEIQNALQDFLNAVDKIDWKIEGYNYLNSFNNLIFEGSQGILLDMDHGVFPNVTFANTTSKNAYEVCKLLKIENIEMFYVTRSYSTRHGSGWMSNENNLTLKNNEEETCIFNEYQKDLRFGNLDYDLLNYALKLDEAYVFANKKNLVVTCLDQLDEEFKIENLDVKFDIVYGFYSPYSKDFKRIN
- a CDS encoding NADAR family protein yields the protein MHITKYNRKISEKRKHRILIFLGTYSKRGITKACFSQWFPFKFEEEGIEYKTAEHYMMAGKAKLFNDDKILEEILKSETPNQANSLGRKVKNFDSKIWDEQKYEIVKRANFLKFSQNQKFKDFLLSTNNKILVEASPYDTVWGIGMLETDSKAQNPSFWNGENLLGFALMEVRDLLKE
- a CDS encoding NUDIX hydrolase, with translation MDSQKKLQDIKVAVDAVIFGYFDKKDLQILLIKRNIEPFKGGWALPGGLVLDDENLDDAVKRELQEEAGIKPDFLEQLYTFGNVGRDPRNRVVSVAYLGLVNPSYHELFADSDAEDAQWFSVNQLPKLAFDHQTIIDIALKRLRTKIQYQPIGFNLLNEEFVFSELENLYKTIIGQEIDRRNFRKKIMSYGLLNETSQFKKEGSGRPGKLFTFNQEKYKELEEQGFYFEIK
- a CDS encoding DUF1579 domain-containing protein, translated to MKNLFFTACAALLFIACDKAKIDVKTSDGKDSIANEEWKPVDSATANKAWMEFATPGDMQKMLAKSDGVWLGENTMWMEDGGKPMTSTSTTTNKMIFDGRYQSSEHKGNFMGMPFEGMSITGYDNAKKKFVSTWIDNMGTGLMNMEGDWDASKKSIEFKGKMTDPTRPGKDCNMREVYTFVDDTHQTLEMYGPDSKTGKEYKTMEIKYTKK
- the dcd gene encoding dCTP deaminase produces the protein MSLIVKEELKKLLENRELIITPILDEKQFGEISFDFRIGTDFLTQHQGRNAFIDTTKNNNITRSIKSSYTETRRKLGEEFLIHPSQPTLFSTLEYVKLPKNIYAVLNLRSSYSRLGLSISTIVQPGYCGCLSVEIVNSGNTSLNILTGTRFLQARFFKISENTEYFSSERKYACQVRPVSSKANEDEDLEKLIGMNI